In one Nocardioides luteus genomic region, the following are encoded:
- a CDS encoding LuxR C-terminal-related transcriptional regulator, producing the protein MADVQLESARADYDRGDWSAAYAGWSAADPGLLSAEELEDFAVAAELTGHHDDTIAALQRAFRKSQEAADLGRSVRCAFRITMTSYVHGESALARGWTSRAEGLVTEAGEDAAGAAVGWVDFLRMFRALGTGDYATAGTYADRVAERGRRHAEPDLTALGLCAQGRMAIYSGRVVEGLARLDEAMVRVIAGEASPVVAGHVYCTAIEGCQEISDFGRVAEWTAALERWCAAQPGLLAFTGQCAVHRGQLLRLHGEWQRALEEFEHATRRYREVNAPDAVGLAAYEAGEVLRLRGEYAEADAAYERAADSGFDPQPGLALLWSARGEGAAALAAIDRLLAETGGDVQRCRLLPAAVDVLVDAGEVDRARNTAAELDGLAGRFGCVWLEAAAAHAHGTVELAAGDAAGALPYLRKAQQLWARADATYERSQARLLTGRALAEVGDTESSRRELEAARTVFRQIGAVPAADEAEALLAPASLPAGLTAREAEVLRLVASGRSNAQIATDLVLSEKTVARHLSNIFTKLDVRSRTAATAFAYEHGVV; encoded by the coding sequence GTGGCCGACGTCCAGCTGGAGAGCGCCCGCGCCGACTACGACCGCGGCGACTGGAGCGCGGCGTACGCGGGGTGGTCGGCCGCCGACCCGGGCCTGCTCTCGGCCGAGGAGCTCGAGGACTTCGCCGTCGCCGCGGAGCTGACCGGGCACCACGACGACACCATCGCCGCCTTGCAGCGTGCCTTCCGCAAGAGTCAGGAGGCCGCCGACCTCGGGCGCTCGGTCCGTTGTGCCTTCCGGATCACGATGACGTCGTACGTCCACGGGGAGAGTGCCCTCGCTCGCGGCTGGACCTCGCGAGCCGAGGGCCTGGTCACCGAGGCCGGCGAGGACGCCGCCGGTGCCGCGGTCGGATGGGTGGACTTCCTGCGGATGTTCCGCGCGCTGGGCACCGGGGACTACGCCACGGCAGGAACCTACGCCGACCGGGTGGCCGAGCGCGGCCGCCGTCATGCCGAACCCGACCTCACCGCCCTGGGACTCTGTGCGCAGGGCAGGATGGCGATCTACTCCGGGCGGGTCGTCGAAGGTCTGGCGCGGCTCGATGAGGCGATGGTCCGGGTGATCGCCGGCGAGGCCTCCCCCGTCGTGGCGGGACACGTCTACTGCACCGCGATCGAGGGCTGCCAGGAGATCAGCGACTTCGGACGGGTGGCGGAGTGGACGGCTGCCCTCGAGCGCTGGTGCGCCGCCCAGCCCGGGCTGCTGGCGTTCACCGGCCAGTGCGCCGTCCACCGCGGCCAGCTGCTGCGACTGCACGGCGAGTGGCAGCGGGCCCTGGAGGAGTTCGAGCACGCCACCCGCCGCTACCGGGAGGTGAACGCGCCGGACGCGGTCGGGCTGGCGGCGTACGAGGCGGGCGAGGTGCTCCGGCTGCGCGGCGAGTACGCCGAGGCCGATGCCGCCTACGAGCGCGCCGCCGACAGCGGCTTCGACCCGCAGCCCGGCCTCGCCCTGCTCTGGTCGGCCCGCGGCGAGGGCGCGGCGGCGCTGGCCGCGATCGACCGGCTGCTCGCCGAGACGGGTGGGGACGTGCAGCGATGCCGCCTCCTGCCCGCCGCGGTCGACGTGCTGGTCGACGCCGGCGAGGTCGACCGGGCCCGCAACACCGCGGCCGAGCTGGACGGGCTGGCCGGACGCTTCGGCTGCGTCTGGCTGGAGGCGGCCGCCGCGCACGCCCACGGCACGGTCGAGCTGGCCGCGGGCGACGCCGCCGGCGCCCTCCCCTACCTGCGCAAGGCCCAGCAGCTGTGGGCCCGCGCCGACGCGACCTATGAGCGAAGCCAGGCGCGTTTGCTCACCGGGCGCGCCCTGGCCGAGGTCGGCGACACGGAGTCGTCCCGCCGCGAGCTCGAGGCGGCGCGTACGGTGTTCCGGCAGATCGGCGCCGTCCCCGCCGCTGACGAGGCGGAAGCCCTCCTCGCCCCCGCCTCCCTGCCCGCCGGCCTCACCGCCCGCGAGGCCGAGGTCCTCCGCCTGGTCGCCTCCGGCCGCAGCAACGCCCAGATCGCCACCGACCTGGTCCTCAGCGAGAAGACCGTCGCCCGCCACCTCTCCAACATCTTCACCAAGCTCGACGTACGCTCCCGCACCGCCGCCACCGCCTTCGCCTACGAGCACGGCGTGGTCTGA